In the genome of Triticum urartu cultivar G1812 chromosome 5, Tu2.1, whole genome shotgun sequence, one region contains:
- the LOC125509500 gene encoding uncharacterized protein LOC125509500: MRAPWRWSRSCSRRRWMAATTALASMSSITSIAISVMQSQVLHFMILIVDGVRNFMARAMVYLRCVKGNIFVDPKITLHCCNFSVEKTPRLPLSGSSCLRCKPHDLANSLVLLIRYGLSLLRMDCFVQIHSSLPEGSYVSRTGTRKILG, from the exons ATGCGGGCGCCGTGGAGGTGGAGTCGGAGCTGCAGCAGAAGGAGGTGGATGGCCGCGACAACAGCTTTAGCTTCGATGAGTTCCATCACCTCCATTGCTATCTCAG TCATGCAGTCGCAGGTTCTCCATTTCATGATTTTAATAGTTGACGGGGTGAGAAATTTCATGGCAAGAGCCATGGTTTATCTCAGATGTGTAAAGGGAAATATATTTGTTGACCCAAAAATCACACTACACTGTTGCAATTTCTCTGTCGAAAAG ACGCCACGCCTGCCGCTGTCGGGGAGCTCTTGCCTGCGCTGCAAGCCTCATGACCTTGCAAACTCGCTCGTGCTGCTTATACGATACGGCCTCTCCCTACTCAGGATGGACTGCTTCGTGCAGATTCACTCTTCTTTGCCTGAAGGCTCCTATGTATCCAGGACCGGCACAAGGAAAATTCTGGGATGA